In Jeotgalibaca arthritidis, a single genomic region encodes these proteins:
- a CDS encoding aldo/keto reductase — MFGNEKVTLSNGTTIPVLGYGTWRNTDPKECVEGVKVALELGYRHIDTAQMYGNEELVGEGMRLSGVPREEIYLTSKLNNSNHGYENAVRTIDESLEKLGTDYMDLFLIHWPEVAGHEEDWAEDNIETWRALEEAYEAGKLKAIGVSNFKVKHLENLLPNCRIKPMVNQIRLHPGVLQTETVAMSREAGMAIEAWSPLSPIPQMLEDDAIVKMAEKYKKSIAQLLLRYCLDKNYIPLTKSVHSERIKENAEIFDFKLEQADLDYFDQWEWQGDIFL; from the coding sequence ATGTTTGGAAATGAAAAAGTGACATTGAGTAATGGAACAACGATTCCAGTTCTTGGTTACGGAACTTGGCGTAATACAGATCCGAAAGAGTGTGTGGAAGGTGTGAAGGTTGCTTTAGAATTAGGCTACCGTCATATTGATACGGCGCAAATGTACGGCAATGAAGAATTGGTTGGGGAAGGGATGCGCTTGAGCGGTGTGCCGCGTGAGGAAATCTACTTAACGAGCAAGTTAAATAACTCCAACCATGGTTATGAAAATGCGGTTCGTACGATTGATGAGTCGTTAGAAAAATTGGGAACTGACTATATGGACTTGTTCTTAATTCACTGGCCAGAGGTTGCGGGTCACGAAGAGGATTGGGCAGAAGATAACATTGAAACATGGCGTGCGCTAGAAGAAGCGTATGAAGCAGGCAAATTAAAAGCGATTGGTGTCAGCAACTTTAAAGTGAAACACTTAGAAAACTTGCTACCAAACTGCCGTATTAAGCCGATGGTTAACCAAATTCGTCTTCACCCAGGTGTTTTACAAACAGAAACAGTTGCGATGAGTCGTGAAGCGGGTATGGCGATTGAAGCGTGGTCACCACTATCACCGATTCCACAAATGTTAGAGGACGATGCTATTGTTAAGATGGCAGAGAAATATAAAAAAAGCATTGCGCAATTGTTACTGCGCTACTGCTTAGATAAAAACTATATTCCGTTAACAAAATCCGTTCATTCTGAACGAATTAAAGAAAACGCTGAAATCTTTGATTTCAAATTGGAACAAGCCGACCTTGATTACTTCGATCAATGGGAATGGCAAGGGGATATTTTCTTATAA
- a CDS encoding NADPH-dependent FMN reductase → MLNIGIITGSTRPNRNSIKVANKLKEWADKRQDAAYEVVDIADYNLPLYNEPISAAYSQDYQTPEAKPWSEKIASLDGYIFVTPEYNHGITSAQKNAIDYLYVEFNNKPAGIVSYGSSGGVRAAEALRIVLAELQVASVRTHVAMSLFTDFENMSEFTPAALHEDTFNAQLDQVISWGEALKTVREK, encoded by the coding sequence ATGTTGAACATTGGAATCATCACAGGTAGTACTCGCCCAAACCGTAACAGTATCAAGGTCGCAAATAAGCTAAAAGAATGGGCTGACAAGCGACAAGATGCAGCATATGAGGTAGTAGATATTGCTGATTACAACTTACCCCTTTATAACGAGCCCATCTCCGCTGCTTACAGCCAAGACTATCAAACGCCAGAGGCAAAACCTTGGTCTGAAAAAATCGCATCGCTAGATGGTTATATTTTCGTGACACCTGAATATAATCACGGAATCACATCAGCTCAAAAGAACGCCATCGACTATCTATATGTCGAATTCAATAACAAACCTGCCGGAATTGTTAGCTACGGCTCATCAGGCGGTGTCCGCGCAGCAGAAGCATTGCGTATTGTTTTAGCAGAATTACAAGTCGCATCCGTTCGTACCCATGTTGCTATGTCACTCTTTACTGACTTCGAAAACATGAGCGAATTTACACCAGCTGCCTTACACGAAGATACCTTTAATGCCCAACTCGACCAAGTCATTAGCTGGGGCGAAGCATTAAAAACCGTTAGAGAAAAATAA
- a CDS encoding aldose 1-epimerase family protein encodes MVVLENERLKVTIAKKGAELQSVFHKAEQFDYIWQGAEGFWSKQSPNLFPIVGRLIDNKHIKDGQIYEMNQHGFARDNDFELVEQTAESASFVLVENDETLARYPYAFQLKLTYTLKENAVTVLFEVENRSDETMPYSLGGHPAFNVPLNGEGRFEDYELHFNNNTLTDFEYHEMNPAPYVSGIKRPLTAVKEGKLKVDRELFGAGLIIDGQDGALQKASLVSNQTEHSVTIFMNDFPYLCVWTEEGVEAPFLCVEPFHGMADQHGEIGELANKRGIQLLEAGQKNGHSYQMVFDYQSEVQLTNKEGESSLHHVSEAGLDHLRQQLIDQTQAEFEINGTTYLKADLTHVAMENWTISFDSK; translated from the coding sequence ATGGTTGTTTTAGAAAATGAACGATTGAAAGTAACAATTGCCAAAAAAGGAGCGGAGCTTCAAAGTGTCTTTCATAAGGCAGAGCAGTTTGATTATATTTGGCAAGGGGCGGAAGGGTTTTGGTCGAAACAGTCACCTAATTTATTCCCGATTGTCGGTCGCTTGATTGATAATAAGCATATCAAGGATGGCCAAATTTACGAGATGAATCAACATGGCTTTGCTAGGGATAATGACTTTGAGCTTGTGGAACAAACGGCAGAATCGGCTTCTTTTGTCTTAGTGGAAAATGACGAGACACTCGCACGCTATCCCTATGCCTTTCAGTTAAAACTGACCTATACCTTAAAGGAAAATGCAGTCACCGTTTTATTTGAAGTCGAAAATCGTTCTGACGAAACAATGCCCTATTCGCTAGGCGGGCATCCAGCCTTTAACGTGCCGTTAAATGGCGAGGGTCGCTTTGAAGACTATGAGCTTCACTTCAACAATAATACGCTGACCGATTTTGAGTATCACGAGATGAATCCTGCGCCTTATGTGAGTGGTATTAAACGTCCGCTAACTGCCGTTAAGGAAGGGAAATTGAAAGTAGACCGTGAGCTGTTTGGTGCGGGTCTCATTATTGATGGCCAGGATGGCGCTCTTCAAAAAGCTAGCTTAGTATCTAATCAAACCGAGCATAGCGTGACCATTTTCATGAATGATTTTCCTTATTTATGTGTGTGGACAGAAGAAGGTGTTGAAGCACCGTTCTTATGCGTGGAGCCTTTCCATGGCATGGCTGACCAGCACGGTGAAATAGGTGAACTGGCTAACAAACGAGGCATTCAATTGTTAGAAGCAGGACAAAAGAATGGCCATTCTTATCAGATGGTGTTTGATTATCAAAGTGAGGTTCAACTAACTAACAAAGAGGGAGAAAGTAGCCTTCATCATGTTTCAGAAGCAGGGTTAGACCATTTGCGCCAGCAATTAATAGACCAAACACAAGCTGAATTTGAAATAAATGGGACAACTTACCTAAAAGCAGATTTAACCCATGTTGCAATGGAAAACTGGACTATATCATTTGATTCTAAGTAA
- a CDS encoding ABC transporter ATP-binding protein: MISVKGLSKTFYGQLALNDINFSIAKGEIFGFLGPSGAGKTTTINILTGQLLADSGQVIMFDKEVGHLQASDFERVGIVSDTSGYYEKLSLYKNILLYAKLFGVKKQEVDEILKRVDLYASKDKPAEKLSTGMKQRMLLARAIINKPDVLFLDEPTSGLDPTTSKRIHELLLELKSSGTSIFLTTHDMNEATFLCDRLVLLNQGELIESGTPQEIIHRNNHVKALKIAFIDGSSVKIPFENLTSYISRDDIFSIHSCEPTLEDIFIKLTGVRLDAQ, from the coding sequence ATGATTAGTGTAAAAGGACTATCTAAAACGTTTTATGGGCAACTTGCCTTGAATGATATTAATTTTTCAATTGCCAAGGGGGAAATATTTGGTTTTCTAGGTCCCTCTGGTGCTGGTAAGACGACAACTATTAATATTCTAACAGGTCAATTATTAGCTGATTCAGGGCAAGTGATTATGTTTGACAAAGAAGTTGGACATTTACAAGCTTCTGATTTTGAACGAGTAGGTATTGTTAGTGATACGAGTGGTTATTATGAAAAGTTGAGTTTATACAAAAATATTTTATTGTATGCAAAACTATTTGGGGTTAAAAAACAAGAAGTTGATGAGATTTTAAAAAGGGTCGATTTGTATGCTAGTAAGGACAAACCAGCTGAAAAGCTTTCTACTGGTATGAAGCAACGTATGTTATTAGCTAGAGCGATTATTAACAAACCAGATGTGTTATTTTTAGATGAACCAACGAGTGGTTTAGATCCAACAACTTCGAAACGAATCCACGAACTTCTACTTGAATTGAAGTCATCAGGTACTAGTATTTTTTTAACAACCCATGATATGAATGAAGCAACGTTTCTATGTGATAGATTAGTACTTCTGAATCAAGGAGAACTGATAGAATCAGGGACACCACAAGAAATTATTCATAGAAATAATCATGTAAAGGCGTTGAAAATAGCGTTTATAGATGGAAGTTCTGTAAAAATACCATTTGAGAACTTAACATCATATATTTCGAGAGATGATATTTTTTCAATACATTCTTGTGAGCCTACGCTAGAGGATATTTTTATTAAATTGACAGGAGTGAGGTTAGATGCTCAATAG
- a CDS encoding sodium:calcium antiporter, producing the protein MTTFISSQSWLILMLIFAASLYLLSKATDHLVDHAVTLSRQFGVSELLIGATIVSLGTTLPELATSVVALINGTTDFALGNAIGSVVTNTTLVLGVGSLAGSMPVAKTTASRLPFLIGSILLIIVASQYPFENHFFSAGQIHPLIGVALLLGLGLYMWLSFRTPAGEAEHKEKAVEPNQPTALFLKEGLIIFISAVGVAASASILVSTVETAASRLGVSEAVIAGTVVALGTSLPELSTTYASVKKGYGGLAIGNIIGANSLNLLLVLGVSIAFSPAGLGVPAIFYQLHFPLAVLVIGMLTYFIFNTKKLAISKREGLILLVVYFIYLLLNLVL; encoded by the coding sequence ATGACAACTTTTATTTCAAGCCAATCTTGGCTGATTTTAATGCTTATTTTTGCAGCATCTTTGTATCTTTTATCTAAGGCGACGGATCATTTGGTTGACCACGCAGTAACGTTATCGCGTCAGTTCGGCGTATCGGAACTTCTCATTGGCGCAACAATTGTGTCACTCGGAACCACTCTTCCCGAACTAGCCACCTCAGTCGTTGCCCTTATCAACGGCACAACTGACTTTGCTTTAGGCAATGCGATTGGGTCTGTGGTAACCAATACCACCTTAGTATTAGGGGTAGGCAGTTTAGCAGGTAGTATGCCCGTAGCCAAAACAACGGCCAGTCGCTTACCTTTTTTAATTGGATCAATTCTTTTGATAATAGTGGCGAGTCAGTATCCCTTTGAGAACCATTTTTTCTCAGCAGGACAGATTCATCCACTAATTGGGGTGGCGCTTTTATTAGGGCTAGGCCTCTATATGTGGTTGTCGTTTAGAACTCCGGCAGGGGAGGCAGAACATAAGGAAAAAGCGGTTGAGCCAAACCAACCAACTGCCTTATTTTTGAAAGAAGGATTGATTATTTTCATTAGTGCCGTTGGGGTGGCTGCCAGCGCCAGTATTTTGGTGAGCACGGTTGAGACGGCCGCTAGCCGGCTGGGCGTTTCAGAAGCAGTGATCGCGGGGACGGTGGTCGCCTTGGGAACGAGTTTACCTGAATTGAGCACCACTTATGCCTCAGTTAAGAAAGGCTATGGTGGATTGGCGATCGGAAATATTATTGGCGCCAATAGCCTTAACTTGCTCTTAGTTCTCGGTGTCTCCATTGCCTTTTCGCCAGCTGGATTGGGCGTGCCGGCTATTTTTTACCAGCTTCATTTTCCGCTGGCAGTCCTCGTCATCGGTATGCTGACCTATTTTATTTTTAATACTAAAAAATTGGCAATTAGTAAGCGAGAGGGGCTGATTCTGCTGGTGGTTTACTTCATTTATTTATTGCTTAATCTTGTTTTATAG
- a CDS encoding YkvA family protein, with amino-acid sequence MKTKKRLITTPTSKIKQLTTAVMSGKLDKRKRWLIAGILLYVISPIDVIPDFLPIAGYADDVVLPILLLVAEHMMTQHTEDKRKDVSPQD; translated from the coding sequence ATGAAAACGAAGAAACGCTTAATCACAACCCCGACATCAAAGATCAAACAATTAACAACAGCCGTAATGAGCGGTAAGTTAGATAAACGGAAAAGATGGCTGATTGCGGGGATTTTATTGTATGTGATTAGTCCCATTGATGTGATTCCTGATTTTCTACCGATTGCAGGTTATGCGGATGATGTCGTGCTGCCTATTCTCTTATTGGTTGCTGAGCACATGATGACCCAACACACTGAAGACAAACGTAAAGATGTTAGCCCACAAGATTAA
- a CDS encoding ABC transporter permease translates to MLNRTVTLIWLRAQMLLSNKNLLIQIAMPYALALLYKKFLNPSGGNTIEILFTCLGMSFAFSLGNMVSNIISEEKEKNNLKTLILSGVGSSEYIISTLFFPIILGVLTIVSFPLLVESNLGNNYLNYWIVSVLTAIAVVLLNLSIALLSSSQSKTQINTLPVIFITSLLPMFSLSNHTLEKINSYSFMGSYTEFFVSLTKNSDYSIKSESFYVLLAWLIVLLALNMVAFKMNLSGKVTKKTKKLNLGYLFLKKSI, encoded by the coding sequence ATGCTCAATAGAACAGTAACACTGATTTGGCTACGTGCGCAGATGTTATTAAGTAATAAGAATCTATTAATTCAAATCGCTATGCCATATGCCTTAGCTTTGCTATATAAAAAATTTCTAAATCCATCTGGGGGAAATACAATTGAAATTTTATTTACATGTCTAGGGATGTCCTTTGCCTTTTCTTTAGGAAATATGGTATCGAATATTATTTCTGAAGAGAAGGAAAAAAATAATTTAAAAACTCTTATTTTGTCTGGAGTCGGTAGTAGCGAATATATTATATCAACACTATTTTTTCCAATTATATTGGGTGTTTTAACAATAGTATCTTTTCCATTGTTGGTTGAATCGAACTTAGGGAACAATTATTTGAATTACTGGATAGTTTCTGTCTTGACTGCCATTGCAGTTGTATTGTTGAACTTGTCGATTGCTTTGCTCTCTAGTTCACAATCGAAAACCCAAATCAATACACTTCCAGTTATATTTATTACTAGCCTTTTGCCGATGTTTTCTCTTTCAAATCATACTCTTGAAAAGATTAACAGTTACAGCTTTATGGGAAGCTATACAGAGTTTTTTGTTAGTTTGACGAAAAACTCCGACTATTCAATTAAATCCGAGTCTTTTTATGTTTTGTTAGCGTGGCTAATCGTGCTTTTAGCTTTGAATATGGTAGCTTTTAAAATGAACTTATCAGGAAAAGTAACTAAGAAAACAAAAAAGCTTAATTTAGGATATCTTTTTTTAAAAAAAAGCATATAA
- a CDS encoding helix-turn-helix domain-containing protein: MTNLGKTIRILRKSKNMTLAQLADGIISLPFLSKYERNSSDISASSFLSLLERLNVNLREFEELNSSGKEYSQKNFFKNYREALISDDLFLLNKLLNQEKEYLELDGNYRHKHNIVLINQYINKISGLAFDNNQVKLITNYLLQVEDWGYYELSLFGNSLFSLPIDSIDFLCKVAFKKASFFSDIFYLKNDLALIACNVIIVMIEQDELHRLDSLFLLADRNLENTRFYYEKNKVNYLKGLYEIKKGNIEVGKQHCMKAIETMYSLGDNINAKAHQEELKKYLN, from the coding sequence ATGACTAACTTAGGAAAAACAATTCGAATACTTAGAAAATCAAAAAACATGACGTTAGCACAACTTGCTGATGGCATTATATCATTACCTTTTTTATCAAAATATGAACGTAATAGCAGCGATATATCAGCTTCAAGTTTCCTGTCTCTGTTAGAACGTTTGAATGTTAATCTTAGGGAATTCGAAGAACTAAATTCAAGCGGAAAAGAATACTCACAAAAAAACTTTTTTAAAAATTACAGGGAGGCCCTCATTTCTGATGACCTTTTTTTGTTAAATAAACTGTTAAATCAAGAAAAAGAATATCTCGAGTTAGATGGCAATTATAGACATAAGCACAACATCGTCCTTATCAATCAATACATAAATAAAATCAGCGGTCTAGCTTTTGATAATAATCAAGTTAAATTGATAACAAACTATTTACTTCAGGTAGAGGATTGGGGCTATTACGAACTCAGTCTATTTGGAAACTCCTTATTTTCTCTGCCCATTGATTCAATTGACTTTCTTTGCAAAGTAGCTTTTAAAAAAGCCAGCTTCTTTTCTGATATTTTTTACCTAAAAAATGATTTAGCCTTAATTGCCTGCAATGTCATCATCGTTATGATTGAACAGGATGAACTACATAGGCTTGATTCTCTCTTTTTACTTGCTGATAGGAACCTAGAAAATACAAGATTTTACTATGAAAAGAATAAAGTTAATTATCTTAAAGGACTATATGAGATTAAAAAAGGAAATATTGAAGTAGGGAAACAACACTGCATGAAGGCCATTGAAACCATGTACTCACTCGGAGATAATATCAATGCGAAGGCTCATCAAGAGGAATTAAAAAAATATTTGAATTAA